One stretch of Candidatus Binatia bacterium DNA includes these proteins:
- a CDS encoding putative phosphoketolase, whose amino-acid sequence MPSVLNDELRGKLDAYWRAANYLTAGQIYLLDNPLLRQPLRPEHIKRRLLGHWGTSPGLTFIYTHLNRAIVAHDLNMIYVIGPGHGGPAIVAHTYLEGTYSELYPHVSQDEEGLRRLFKQFSFPGGVPSHVAPEVPGSIHEGGELGYSLAHAFGAAFDNPDLIVACIVGDGEAETGPLATSWHSNKFLHPARDGAVLPILHLNGFKIAGPTVLARIPREELEMLLRGYGYEPRFVAGSEPALMHEQMAAALDWCVARIRDIQEEARHRGRLRRPTWPMIVLQTPKGWTGPKALDGQPIEGSFRSHQVPLARVREDPEQLRMLEAWLRSYRPEELFDEHGRLRAELRALAPKGERRMSANPHANGGALLRDLRLPDFRDYAVDVPAPGATVAEATRVQGAYIRDVLRLNEDARNFRIFSPDETASNRWNHVFEVTTRCSLAEVTPEDEAVSAGGRVMEMLSEHQCQGWLEGYLLTGRHGFFNCYEAFIHIVDSMFNQHAKWLKVARHIPWRRPIAALNYLLTSHVWRQDHNGFTHQDPGFLDLVVNKKAELIRVYLPPDANTLLYVTERCLRSRDCINVIVAGKQPAPQWFDMDAAIKHCSTGIGILPWASNDQGSEPDVVLACCGDVPTLETIAAAWLLRRFMPELKVRVINVVDLMTLQPRTEHPHGLSDAQFDVLFTTNKPIIFAFHGYPWLIHRLAYRRTNHPNLHVRGYKEEGSTTTPFDMCVRNDLDRFHLVEDVIDRVPFLGARKAYVKQAIRDKLVEHREYITQYGDDMPEIRDWKWQS is encoded by the coding sequence ATGCCATCGGTGTTGAACGACGAACTGCGAGGCAAACTGGATGCGTACTGGCGAGCGGCGAATTACCTGACCGCAGGGCAAATTTACTTGCTCGACAATCCGCTCTTGCGCCAGCCTCTACGACCCGAGCACATCAAGCGCCGCCTGCTCGGCCACTGGGGCACCTCGCCCGGACTGACCTTCATTTACACGCATTTGAACCGGGCCATCGTGGCTCACGATCTCAACATGATTTACGTGATCGGACCGGGGCATGGTGGCCCGGCGATCGTAGCGCATACCTATCTCGAGGGGACGTACAGCGAGCTCTATCCCCACGTCTCGCAAGACGAGGAAGGACTGCGCCGCCTGTTCAAACAGTTCTCCTTCCCTGGCGGCGTGCCCAGCCACGTGGCACCGGAGGTGCCCGGATCCATCCACGAAGGCGGCGAGCTCGGTTACTCGCTCGCCCACGCCTTTGGGGCCGCTTTCGACAATCCCGACCTGATCGTGGCTTGTATCGTGGGAGACGGTGAAGCGGAAACCGGCCCCCTGGCCACGAGCTGGCACTCCAACAAGTTTCTCCACCCGGCGCGCGACGGCGCCGTGTTGCCTATCTTGCACTTGAACGGATTCAAGATCGCGGGGCCGACCGTCCTCGCCCGCATTCCGCGCGAAGAGTTAGAGATGCTGCTGCGCGGTTACGGCTACGAGCCTCGCTTCGTCGCCGGGAGCGAACCGGCCCTCATGCACGAACAAATGGCTGCAGCGCTCGACTGGTGCGTCGCCCGCATTCGCGACATCCAGGAGGAGGCGCGTCACCGGGGTCGCCTGCGCCGCCCCACCTGGCCGATGATCGTTTTGCAAACACCGAAAGGATGGACCGGGCCCAAGGCCCTCGACGGCCAGCCCATCGAGGGATCGTTCCGTTCGCACCAGGTGCCGCTTGCGCGCGTCCGAGAAGACCCCGAGCAACTGCGCATGCTGGAAGCCTGGTTGCGAAGCTACCGCCCCGAGGAGCTGTTCGACGAGCACGGGCGCTTGCGCGCAGAGCTGCGCGCGCTTGCGCCCAAAGGAGAGCGACGTATGAGTGCGAACCCACATGCGAACGGGGGTGCGTTGCTGCGCGACCTGCGGCTTCCGGATTTCCGCGACTACGCCGTGGATGTGCCCGCCCCGGGCGCCACCGTGGCCGAAGCCACGCGGGTGCAAGGCGCCTATATCCGCGACGTGTTGCGGCTCAACGAAGACGCTCGCAACTTCCGCATCTTTAGTCCCGACGAAACCGCCTCCAACCGCTGGAACCACGTGTTCGAGGTCACCACCCGCTGCTCGCTGGCCGAAGTGACACCGGAAGACGAAGCCGTGAGCGCCGGCGGCCGCGTGATGGAAATGCTCAGCGAGCACCAGTGCCAGGGATGGCTCGAAGGATATTTGCTCACCGGCCGGCACGGGTTTTTTAACTGCTACGAGGCGTTCATCCACATCGTGGACTCCATGTTCAACCAGCACGCGAAGTGGCTCAAGGTGGCGCGCCACATACCCTGGCGTCGGCCCATTGCCGCCCTGAACTACTTGCTGACCTCGCACGTGTGGCGGCAAGACCACAACGGCTTTACGCACCAAGACCCAGGCTTTCTCGATCTCGTCGTGAACAAGAAAGCGGAACTCATTCGCGTTTACCTCCCGCCCGATGCCAACACGCTCCTCTACGTCACCGAGCGTTGCCTGCGCAGCCGCGACTGCATCAACGTCATCGTCGCCGGCAAGCAGCCGGCCCCGCAGTGGTTCGACATGGATGCCGCCATCAAACACTGCTCGACCGGCATTGGCATTTTGCCCTGGGCGAGTAACGATCAGGGTAGCGAGCCTGACGTGGTGCTCGCTTGCTGCGGAGATGTGCCCACGCTCGAAACGATCGCCGCGGCTTGGCTGCTGCGGCGCTTCATGCCGGAACTGAAGGTGCGCGTGATCAACGTGGTGGATTTGATGACTCTTCAGCCCCGCACCGAACACCCGCACGGCTTGAGCGATGCTCAGTTCGATGTGCTGTTCACCACCAACAAGCCGATCATCTTTGCATTCCACGGCTACCCGTGGCTCATCCACCGCCTCGCTTATCGGCGCACGAACCATCCGAACTTGCACGTACGCGGGTACAAGGAGGAAGGTTCGACCACGACCCCCTTCGACATGTGCGTGCGCAACGACTTGGATCGGTTTCATTTAGTGGAAGACGTGATCGACCGGGTGCCGTTTTTGGGGGCACGCAAGGCGTACGTAAAACAAGCGATTCGCGACAAACTCGTCGAGCACCGCGAGTACATCACCCAGTACGGCGATGACATGCCGGAAATTCGCGACTGGAAGTGGCAAAGCTGA